A region of the Cannabis sativa cultivar Pink pepper isolate KNU-18-1 chromosome 3, ASM2916894v1, whole genome shotgun sequence genome:
agaactatccaatcaacccaagttttaataaaaccaataaaatttaatgtaagcccaaataaaaagtctaacatttaTAATATCGTACCATGTCGTGCTCAAACCCATATATTTTCGTACCTAATCGTGCTCGTACTAGTGTCAAAAAACTCAATCAGTATTTACAACACTAGTCCAAACCTACTAAAACTTCCAGCACACTACTATTAATAACTACACCAGTGGTAACTACACCTGTAGAATTTAATATATCTCACCGAAGATTAAAACTCAATATTTAATCGATCTGTAATGAGGAGAGTATTGGACACCATGGTGCATTATAGTAATTCTCCTATTAAAACccaagaagaatattttaatatgATTTTCAACCTTGGGAAACAGTGAGACTATCCGTTAAAAGATTCAAATGCACGTTCAATAGTCAGGCACGTATATCGAAATGGGGATAAGTAATAGATTTGTTTGTCAAGTTGAGATACGGATCTCAGTTTGTCATGTCACAAAATGTACAACAATATCATCTAGAGAGATCTGCCAAAATGTTTTTCTTCCAGCTCTCAGGACCTCATCATCGATGTTTTTCCAATATTGCACAAAGAGGGCCCAACATTAACACTAgcacaatcaaattaaacatAGTTCTCTGCTACTTTTTGTATTGATAATATTCCCCTTCTTTATTTTAAGCATATTTATTTAGAATGTGAACTCTAGTACATCAGACGAAATCTTTCACAGCTTCGAAGGAGACTTGTACCAGCCCCAAGGTTCATCAGAAATGTATTGAGTAACCTGCTTCACGCTCAAGTAGTTATCAAGTCCCCTGATGATGAAAGTAAAGACGAAAATTAGAGTACTGGAAACAACATCAGAGTTTCAATAAtggaaatttagaataaaaagtaTGTATAATAGTGGAGTTCTCCATCAACATCAACAGCTGTTTGGTATAACATATACGTTTTGGGATAATAACTTGAACATAATATGAAGATGGCATGTTACATATCAGGCCAATAATTTACTGCTGAGATGGGAAGTGAAGATCATACCATTCTCCAAGTTCACGACCGAAACCACTACGTTTGTTGCCTCCCCATGGAGCCTGACAGAAGCATGGTTGTGAGCAATTGACCCACACAATTCCTGCTTGAAAAGCCTgcacagagaaaaaaaaatggtgcaTAAATTACGTAACTGATTTAAAAAGAGACCTGATATTCTATCGTCATTATGACAGGGTCTCACCTGAGTTACACGCTCACATCTCTCTAGATCATTTGATATCACAGCAGCACCTAAGCCAAAGCTGTAAAAGATAGGCATAAATGTTATTAAAGAGCTTTTGAATCAAATTATAGCACCTTagccataataataataataataaaagatgtCACCTGCTTTAAGTTGAAAGATAATGAAAACACTTACTGTGTGTCATTTGCTAATTCAATGGCTTCATCTTCAGAAGAAAATGTTTTCACACACAGAACAGGTCCGAATACTTCTTCTCTCCAAATTTGCATGGAGGTGGTCACCTCACTAATGAGAGTTGGTTCTACAAAGAACCCTTTCTTTAGATGCTGCAATTCATAGAATAAGTTACACTATCAGGGGAGGAGTTTTATTATAGTAATTACACtattattactaaaattatATCATGAAAAAACACGGGTAAAGCAGGGAATCATACCTCAGGACGACCGCCACCACACAAAATTTTTGCACCTTCACTCTTAGCTGTTGAGATAAACTTCAACACTTTTTCATACTGAAGCAGGTAAACTATTTATTAGATACATGATAACTtatcatttaacataattaagACCTTGGAACTAGTACATACCAAAAATTAGTCCAGgaactttaaaataatattagtatTAGAGACTGCATGACTTGAGTCATCATTGTTACACACCTAATGCAATATATTCAACTAAAAAGGGAAACAGATTTAAACTAATTAGCAGGTAACAACATTAGCCATTTAGATTATAACATTCTTTTAAGACAAAAAAATAGCCTCTTTGGAATAATGCAAAAACTTATCGTGGCATATCACCTGCCCTCCGCTAACAACAGGGCCAAGCCGGCAACCTTCTTCCAGAGGATCTGAGATCTTTATGTTTTTGATCCATTTTACAAGTCTGTCCAAAAATTCAGCTGCAATGCTTTCCTGCAATTAGTTGTACACGTCCATTCAGAGACAAAAAAGAAGACTAAAGAAAATGTAAAGTCCTAAACCGCTGATATATATTGTTACAAATTGCCATGTTCTGAAGCATGTACTAATTCGGCAATAATTTATATCAACACATGAGATAAGGAACATATATACATTTTGGTAATACACTTACATGCACTATAAGACGAGATGTTGCACTGCATATCTGACCATTTGTCCAGAAGCAACCAAAGGCAGTCCATTCAGCAGCTGGGTAATCATGATCACAGCACAAGAGTAAGAAGTTATTCTGATGTAATTAACACGTATAGCCACATAAATTTGATCAAATATAGATGTTAAAGAtactatatacaaatatttacaacatGCAATTCCTCCATCTAAGAATAATGGGTAGCATAGGGTTTAAATTATACTACATAATGTACTAACCTTTGTCAAGGTCAACATCATCAAAGATGACAATAGGGCTTTTCCCACCGAGCTCTAGTGAAACAGGCTACCAAGAGATCACACATGTCAGAGGATGATTGTAACAATTgtaatttaagttaaaaatatatgatcaacaCAAAATTTTGCAGGTCCAATGTTAGTCTAGAACAATTTTTAAAAGAATTCCTCAATTTCATGGAGCACGTCAAAAGATTATACCCACACTCAAGGCATTCGAGAGGCCTAGAACTCTCCCCAAGAGCAAAGCTATACCAAATTACAATCTAAATGCCTATATCCCTTCCTACTGATCAATGTATACTGATTAGGATTGGAATGACATACTCATGCCCTTTCATTTGTTTACTAAATAAAGAATGGAAAATCATAATTAGATACGGAGAAAAGTTCTCCCCCTAATCACCTATGGAATGTCAACGAGGGTAATGACTTTTATTTAgtctttttgaaaataaaaattaaaagacaatTTTGTCTTTTGAAAATATATCTCACAAAATATCtacttatattttgtttaatcaaacATGCATATAACCTTCCCTTAGTCCATGCTGGAAATTTCCTTTATTCCTATTGGACAAACAACAAACCATTAATCCAGCCTCCACCCTACTTAATAACTAATTTCTTTTACTTCTCCTAGAATAAGTAAAGCTCACAAGAGGCCCTTATTCCTATCATAGAACCACATAATGTTTTAGCATACCTTGACCAACTGAGCTGCAGACGCCATAATTTTGCTCCCAGTGGCAGTGCTTCCAGTAAATGCAATCTGTTAAAATATTTCATCAGTTACTAAGCATGATAAACAATCTGATCCATCATTGTACATGCAGTACAATAAGTCATAATGTTAGTTTATCCAACCAGAGATTTATAAAACATAATTTTAAGATATTAAAGACATGGTTCAAGTCAATAAAATAGACAACAACAAAGTTGCCAAGCAAAAGACAAACCTTATCAACATGGGGATGAGTTGCCAAAGGTGCTCCAGCTTCAGGTCCATAACCAGTCAAAATATTAAGGACACCAGCGGGGAGACCCACCTCTTGGCAAATATCAGCAAGTTCCAAACAAGTTCTAGGATTGAATGCACGGTCAATATCATgaaacataataataaaaaatcaagagTAAGCAAATATTAATAAGAACATACACAGATGCCAATTCAGATGGCTTTAGAATTGCAGCACATCCAGCAGCCAAGGCAGGAGCTACCTTCCATGTAGCCATCAATAAAGGATAGTTCCTTAACAAAGAAAATTGGTATCTCATCACTATGTAATCACTTTAATGAAAATcatctaattaaatctgatGATCCCAAAATTATCCAACTTCTAGAACCATCACTTTATAAATAAAGCCTAGAAGCAGCAATACCATGGTGTGATTAACCCAACAACTCCAATAGGTTCCTTAAGAACATGGCTTTTGAATGTGTCCATCGGAATAGAAAGTGGTGTCTTTTGCTTTGCATCCAAACCTTCGGCAAGGTCAGCATAATACTCAAAACACCCTGCAACATCATCCTGGATAACATGAAATAACAATGTAAGAACATGACAAGTGAATATAATCTTCTGCATAATCTCCCAACATTCAGGTGTTTAATCTCCTTAAAAGTCAATTTTAGCTTATGAAGGTTACTTATTCCATATGTAGACATAAAAGAATCcaggaaaaaaaaagtataaaagaactaataataataaatgtattAAGAAGCTCCACAGTACCATGTCCCATGCTGATTCATCCAATGGCTTTCCACAATCAAGTGCTTCATATTTTGCTAGAACTTCTTTTCTCTCTATGATCTGCATTCAGACAAAATTACTATAGAAAACTAGGACATCCATAGTGATCTTTCAACATGGAAAAAACTTGGCACAGCATAAGGCACATAAGATATTTAcagtttattatataattgatCTAGGCATTTCTAGTAAAGATGTGATGATCTGTAGGCTAGACCAGGTAAAACTCCTGATCTCAATCAATTCTTATATTGGAGGAGGGTAtgcaattaaatgaaaatgttTAAAGAATACATTACACGTGCAACTTAGAAAAGATCAGAATCAGTGTAGGAGGAATGGAAACTTTTGATAACACATTAATACGCTTTTAAATTCCTATTTTATAAGCCAATCTTATTCTTTTAAGAAAACTAGTCTACAAGCAGATCTTCTAACTAATTGGTTTCAGTGCTCAATTTCATAGATGGTATAACATGGTCCAAAATTTTGGACAGCTTTGAATGTTCCAAACACTTAGAAGAATAACATATGCTGTTTAGTATAATCAATTTCAGTCCTATTGGTTATTGCAATCAACTAGATCACATGGCAAATACCTTGGCAGCAATAGCGCGTAGGTACTTGGCACGAACAGCCCCAGGTGCTTTAGACCATTCTGCGCCCTTGTTTCTAGAAAGGGCTTTTCGGGCAGCAGCGACAGCAAGCTCCACATCTTCTGCTGTAGCTGCCGGAATGTCACCTATTGCACGATCCAGAAAACAGTTCAGTTACCATAGTGAAAATAAATCAGAAATCCCAAAAGCAGCATTGCAAATCCCAGTTCAAACATAgtaatgaagaagaaaaaaaatgttaatcCATAATATCTCAATCTGCGTTCTCGGATAATTCAGTATATATTAAGTAAATTGATACATAGAGATTTAGAGAGCAAAAAATTAAACGATACCAATAACAAAACTTAGTACAAATATAAATGAGCTATTCACAAATTTTTCAGTACATATAGCAAGTAATCGAAGCACCGtgatcctgttcaacactcttctccatccattttttttttgtcacggaattaagtatagaaaataccAAAATCCGTAAACAAACACCATAAACAAATCCATAAAAACTCAAACGGCAGTGAAAAAGTGATAACAGAAATGGAAAGCAAAAaacaaaagagagagagagagaaataagaGACCGATGATTTCTTCAGTGGCAGGGTTGATGATGGAGATTCGCTTCTTCAAGACTGGCTCTGCCCATTTACCATCAATGAAGAGCTGCCTACTGGGTATCGGAATCGCCATTATTATCTAGCTTACCCTTTCTGTCTGATATGATTTCGAGGTGGTATGGTGGAGTGTAGTAGCTTTCCTCTTCTTTCTTCCTCTTGtcgttattatatataatttttttagaaatgctaaaaggtacGTGTCTAGTATTTTTTTATCCGGTTTCATGTAATAGTTTAATGTATTAACTTCCACATAACaatgctaattttttttctcagaAATTCTACTGtgcaacaaacaaaaaaaatcccaaatacattttaattttcgttgagaaatactaaaatatataaaaagttaGCTAGgatttttattctttaaattttaatatatattaaattatatatattttttattttcttagctATTAAAATCATTTTTTGTGTGAGTTCTCTCTTTTCCAGTTTCTAATCTTGCCTCTTTTACGTgggttcttttttatttatatggtaTGTTCTTTGATTTCATGGATGATCTGTTGTTCACTTACTCTTCTCCTGACGCGTGTCTTTTCCCTCTGCTCTTTCTATTTTGCTACGTGTCTACTTTTTAGCCAATTGCTGCTATTCTTTCGCCTTCATTGGGTCTGGCGGCGTTGTACCCTTCTTCTGAGTTATTTATCTCACTCTTTTTGGACTACATCCCTTTTTTTCCGTTGGAATTCCTTTTCTTACCTAAGGCGAATGGGGGATCGCGATCCCACGTCTTTATTTTGATGTCTCCTCCCAACGGAGGTACTCGTCCCTTATTAAGATGCTCCTGTTCTGTGTCGCCCTATATTGTTCGGGAAACGAGTTTTCCGTCGGCAAGCTAGAGGGAAGACTCCCTTTGAGTCTCCCCCATCTTTAATATATCCTATGCATGGCCCTTCCTGCATCGGTTCGAGATGATAAGTTTTGGTTCTAACCTTCCATCTCTCTTTTTTCTAGTTTCCGTCGGCGTTTATTTCTCTTTCTTGTCGTTTGTACTTTTCGTTCATATCTATCCTCTAGGTTTCTTGTTGGGCCGCACAGTGTTGGGCCTTTCTTTTTAATGTATCCGGGTCTTGGGTTTTTGGGTATCCACTTTGTTTGGGCTTTagcacttttattttattttattgggcTTTTACTTTTTGTTCATATTTTTTCCCCAAACAAAGATTgatgtatttaattaagtgaaaaAATTTCAATGGATAAGAGCAAGCTATTGGTGGATAGTTTCAACACTAATAAAATTTTGAATCCCATCTAAGGATAATTAGTGTTGGTTCCTACCGTTGAGGGTTAAGCTTAGAAGCTTTCAATGAAATTCAATTGTGCTACAACAAGTATCTCTAAAGGTAGCAAAGATGTTGTAAGAATTTCACTTATGTGAACCTAGAGGAGGTGTCGCCTCTCCCATGAGTGAATTTTCTCCCCATAAGGTTCATGAATTGGATAGAGCACATGGCCATGTGAGTGCTAAGCAAGAAATAGTGAGAAGTAACAAAATGTAACCAAGTTGAGGTGTGTGAGGTATTGTCGTTTTATCACATAGGAGTCATTGGTTTAATCCCTAGGGGACCAATCACTTTGATAAAACTGTGTAGTGTTGTCACTAAGGTAACATTTAAatcgaaaatattttattttatgcacCAAAACTATTAAGTTAGAAAATAGAGGATTATATTACCTTAATAGTTTTGGTACATAAAATaagatatcttttaatttaaatgtTACCGTAGTGACAACACTACAAAGTTATCTCGAAGTGATTGGTCTCCTAAGAATTAAACCAATGACTCCTATGTGATAAAACGACAATACCTCACACATCTCAACTTGGTTACATTTTGTTACTTCTCACTATTTCTTGTTTAGCACTCACATGGCCATGTGCTCTATCCAATTCATGAACCTTCTGGGGAGAGAATTCACTCATGGGAGAGGCGACACCACCTCTAGGTTCACATAGGTGAAATTCTTACAACATCTTTGCTACCTTTGAAGATGCTTGTTGTAACACAGCTGAATTTCATTTAAAACTTCTAAGCTTAATCCTCAACGGTAGCAACCAACACTAACCATCTTTAGATAGATTCAAAATTGTATTAGTGTTGAAACTATCCACCAATAACTTGTTCTTACCCATTGAATTTTTTTCACTTGATTTAGTCAAGATTAGAATTGGATTACCATCACGGTGAATTTCTATTCATGGAGTTTTAGTCCCATTTCTCTAGATGTAGAACTAATTAGTCTTTTCAAAGGTTTGTGAGTGGTTCCATAATAACTCACTAGTTCTCACATTTTGATTCCATCTTGAATTAATTCTCTTGCATAATCATGTCTTAGACTTATATGTCTACACTTTTCATTATGTATGACATTCTAGACTTTAGTTTATTTGGCTTCTCGCAATATCATACTCTAATGATACAtatttcataaatgtattttgGAATATCCCTTTGTCACTCGGTCTCTTTACTGTTTTCCCATTAAGTGTGTTAACGTGACTTCTTTACTAGAGTGTAAATTACATATTTGTTTCTTAACTCATAAGAAACTTCTCCTCTTTGAGTAACACACTCAACCAATGGTGGAGATTAAATCTCACACTCGATATACAACTCGTTTAGGAATATCCTCCAAGTATTTAGGAAATCTTGAATATTGAAGGCATAACTTCATTATTCTTTTTAGGTACCATATTGAACTATCTTAATAACCTTCCAATATTTTATACCTGGATTTCTAGTAAACCCTCTTAGTTTACTTTTAATATATGCAACATTCACTAATGCAAGGAATAATGTATATTTGAACTCGTTAAATACACTTGCATACTTAAGAGTCTCTActctttctttattatttacaaGCTTTAGGATTGAAATAACTAGAGCatttatttgtctatttgatatttgaaataattaaatttatcaaCTACTTTCTCAACAAAGTTAATCCTATTTATGGcaaaccccccccccccccctccccCCAACTATTTCTTTCACTTATATATCCGACCCATTTGGAACTCAGGATTAGACTGAAAATGATCAAattggattggactggattggattatgctgaaagtaatctTGTGTTTAGTTTAGGAATAGACtgaactattttatttattttttattttttaaaaaaatacttaattaaaataaaatatataataaaaaataaataactcccacaaaaaaattaaaatgaataataaaaatattatattataaaataatagatcatatcatatataatcaaatatatatcataaatttgtaataaaataatttatcatatttttatttaataaacaattaaaataataaaataaaaatacttgaataatataaaactatttaagctaaataataatttcatcactaatttaatataaatattaattttctaaaatattgATATAAATTTTCTAGTAGTTTAAAaggaatatataattttattatcataGTGTTGCTTTTAGAATCAATTAAgttactattatttatttgataatattttatattttgataaCTTGTGTatgataattcaaaattatacatttttactaattttaatgaatatgtttttgataaaaaaatttgtaaataaatttataataattctttcattgaaatttgattaaattTAAGATTTATcaacaaaatcaaaattaaaaaaac
Encoded here:
- the LOC115709664 gene encoding aminoaldehyde dehydrogenase 2, peroxisomal; this translates as MAIPIPSRQLFIDGKWAEPVLKKRISIINPATEEIIGDIPAATAEDVELAVAAARKALSRNKGAEWSKAPGAVRAKYLRAIAAKIIERKEVLAKYEALDCGKPLDESAWDMDDVAGCFEYYADLAEGLDAKQKTPLSIPMDTFKSHVLKEPIGVVGLITPWNYPLLMATWKVAPALAAGCAAILKPSELASVTCLELADICQEVGLPAGVLNILTGYGPEAGAPLATHPHVDKIAFTGSTATGSKIMASAAQLVKPVSLELGGKSPIVIFDDVDLDKAAEWTAFGCFWTNGQICSATSRLIVHESIAAEFLDRLVKWIKNIKISDPLEEGCRLGPVVSGGQYEKVLKFISTAKSEGAKILCGGGRPEHLKKGFFVEPTLISEVTTSMQIWREEVFGPVLCVKTFSSEDEAIELANDTHFGLGAAVISNDLERCERVTQAFQAGIVWVNCSQPCFCQAPWGGNKRSGFGRELGEWGLDNYLSVKQVTQYISDEPWGWYKSPSKL